Proteins co-encoded in one Gossypium arboreum isolate Shixiya-1 chromosome 11, ASM2569848v2, whole genome shotgun sequence genomic window:
- the LOC108472008 gene encoding uncharacterized protein LOC108472008, translating to MALKLDMSKAYDRVEWPFIREMMAKMGFEDRFISLILHCVNSVQCSILINGEEGSNFRASRGLRQGDPLSPYLFLFCGEGLSALMRLTRQEGKIFGAKVCRSAPPITHLMFPDDCILFGETSRRGICVLKNILEKYEDCSGQCVNFEKSTAFFSSNVNDQDKNLVFQILNVRCSMNPKRYLGLPNMVGRKKKLAFQNLKDRLKQRINSWSLRHISQGGREVFIKVVLQAIPTYTMACFLLPKSLCMELENIMGAFWWRKNQGKQGMHWCDWKSLCALKEDGARTLKAKYFKESDFLNSRLGKLPSFTWQSIWTAKGLLLKRLGWKIGNGKHVSIWEDAWILGNEDFRIQHTSVNMSLLKVANLIEANDRKWKSELICNTFSEQEAEQILCIPLSFNLQYRRLRGSASCSKCQNGVESREHLFHEYPTAKETWENLGISWPILEENNDFRDWLQLIFQSRSTAFCRVIVCTLWAIWTSRNKFIHEGEVKTGSQIADFVKNFMLELDGLKSSVPVEHLCVGGWVAPIGMRLKINFDAAFNKHKKESCSGLVIRNNKAQIIVSKIVMNSNIPSAFAAEAVACLQALQLGLYLGLRKVEIEGDSRTVIRKLQVEYEDRSEIAVFINDFKKLSLGFQTCVFLFTNKDVNKVAHLIASEGIRMRESTYLVNQVFSVTAEMVAEDQRKTESMRELRSRRVGDEEKNVCLNLSVEDLSGRRV from the exons ATGGCTTTAAAGTTGGACATGAGTAAGGCATATGACAGAGTGGAGTGGCCTTTTATTAGAGAAATGATGGCTAAGATGGGTTTTGAAGACAGGTTCATTAGTCTTATCCTCCATTGTGTCAATTCTGTCCAGTGCTCAATTTTAATTAATGGGGAGGAAGGGTCCAATTTCAGGGCTTCTAGGGGTTTGCGCCAAGGGGATCCGTTGAGTccctatttatttcttttttgtgGAGAAGGGCTTTCAGCATTAATGAGACTTACAAGACAGGAAGGAAAAATTTTTGGTGCTAAGGTCTGTCGATCAGCTCCACCTATCACCCATCTCATGTTCCCCGATGACTGTATTCTATTTGGAGAAACTTCAAGAAGGGGGATTTGTGTGCTGAAAAATATTCTTGAGAAGTATGAGGATTGTTCGGGGCAGTGCGTAAACTTTGAAAAGTCAACTGCGTTTTTCAGTTCAAATGTGAATGACCAGGATAAGAATTTGGTTTTTCAAATTCTTAACGTGCGATGCTCGATGAATCCTAAGAGATACCTTGGTCTTCCGAATATGGTGGGGCGAAAAAAAAAGTTGGCTTTCCAGAATCTAAAAGATCGTTTAAAGCAAAGGATTAATAGTTGGAGCTTAAGACATATTTCACAGGGAGGCCGAGAGGTTTTTATAAAGGTTGTTTTACAAGCTATTCCTACTTACACAATGGCTTGCTTCCTATTGCCAAAATCTTTGTGCATGGAATTGGAAAATATCATGGGGGCATTTTGGTGGAGGAAAAATCAGGGAAAGCAAGGCATGCATTGGTGCGATTGGAAGTCTTTGTGCGCGTTAAAGGAAGACGGAG CGCGTACTTTGAAAGCCAAATATTTTAAGGAGTCTGATTTTTTAAACTCAAGGTTGGGAAAGTTACCTTCCTTTACCTGGCAGAGTATTTGGACGGCCAAGGGCCTACTTCTGAAGAGGTTGGGCTGGAAGATTGGAAATGGAAAACATGTCTCCATTTGGGAAGACGCATGGATCCTTGGGAATGAGGATTTCCGAATTCAGCATACATCTGTTAATATGAGCTTATTAAAAGTTGCTAATTTAATTGAGGCAAATGATAGAAAGTGGAAATCTGAGCTGATTTGTAATACCTTTTCAGAGCAGGAAGCGGAGCAGATTCTATGCATTCCTCTGTCGTT TAACCTACAATATCGGCGACTGAGGGGATCTGCTTCTTGTAGTAAGTGCCAAAATGGTGTGGAGTCGAGGGAACATTTATTCCATGAATATCCTACAGCAAAGGAAACATGGGAGAATTTGGGTATCAGTTGGCCTATTCTAGaagaaaataatgattttagGGACTGGTTACAGCTTATTTTCCAATCAAGGTCTACAGCTTTTTGCAGAGTTATAGTATGTACTCTATGGGCGATTTGGACATCCAGAAATAAATTTATCCACGAAGGTGAAGTTAAAACGGGTTCACAAATTGCTGactttgttaaaaattttatgctGGAATTGGATGGGCTGAAATCGTCAGTACCTGTTGAACATCTCTGTGTGGGTGGTTGGGTTGCTCCGATCGGAATGAGGCTGAAAATTAATTTTGACGCTGCTTTCAACAAACATAAGAAGGAATCATGCTCTGGTTTAGTTATCCGGAATAATAAAGCGCAGATTATTGTTTCTAAAATAGTTATGAACTCGAACATACCATCAGCCTTTGCTGCTGAAGCGGTGGCGTGTCTTCAAGCGCTGCAACTTGGTTTATATCTTGGCTTGAGGAAGGTGGAGATCGAGGGTGACTCCCGGACGGTTATACGTAAGCTACAAGTGGAGTATGAGGACAGATCAGAGATTGCTGTGTTTATAAACGACTTTAAAAAATTAAGCTTGGGTTTCCAGACTTGTGTTTTCCTTTTTACAAACAAGGATGTTAACAAAGTTGCGCATCTCATTGCATCAGAAGGAATAAGAATGAGAGAGTCAACTTATCTGGTAAATCAGGTATTTTCTGTCACAGCAGAGATGGTGGCTGAGGATCAACGGAAGACAGAGAGCATGAGAGAACTGAGGAGTCGGAGGGTAGGAGATGAAGAAAAAAATGTTTGTTTGAATCTATCTGTGGAAGATCTTTCAGGAAGGAGGGTGTAA
- the LOC108474165 gene encoding uncharacterized protein LOC108474165 has translation MAELKLSESRDLTRIERIGAHSHIRGLGLDSSLEPRDVSEGMVGQAQARKAAGVILQMIKDGKIAGRAILLAGQPGTGKTAIAMGMAKSLGLETPFSMLSGSEIFSLEMSKTEALMQAFRKSIGVRIKEETEIIEGEVVEIQIDRPAVSGAASKTGKLTLKTTDMETVYDLGAKMIEALGKEKVQSGDVIAIDKASGKITKLGRSFSRSRDYDAMGPQTKFVQCPDGELQKRKEVVHCVTLHEIDVINSRTQGFLALFTGDTGEIRAEVREQIDTKVAEWREEGKAEIVPGVLFIDEVHMLDIECFSFLNRALENEMAPILVVATNRGITSIRGTNYKSPHGIPIDLLDRLLIITTQPYSEDEIRKILDIRCQEEDVEMSEDAKQLLTKIGHETSLRYAIHLITASALNCQKRKGMVVEVQDITRVYSLFLDVRRSTQYLMEYQKEYMFNEASILDGGDADAMHD, from the exons ATGGCGGAGCTGAAACTCTCCGAGAGCCGAGACCTGACCCGAATCGAACGCATTGGGGCTCATTCCCACATACGGGGCCTAGGCCTCGACTCCTCTCTGGAGCCCCGTGACGTCTCGGAAGGGATGGTGGGCCAAGCACAAGCTCGTAAAGCTGCCGGTGTCATCCTCCAAATGATCAAAGACGGTAAAATTGCTGGCCGTGCTATCTTATTAGCGGGCCAACCTGGAACCGGCAAAACCGCCATCGCCATGGGCATGGCGAAATCCCTTGGCCTTGAAACCCCTTTCTCTATGCTCTCTGGCAGCGAAATCTTCTCCCTTGAGATGTCGAAAACCGAAGCTTTAATGCAAGCGTTTCGAAAGTCCATCGGAGTAAGAATCAAGGAAGAAACTGAAATAATCGAAGGCGAAGTCGTTGAAATCCAGATTGACCGGCCGGCAGTTTCTGGGGCGGCTTCAAAAACTGGAAAATTAACGCTTAAAACGACGGACATGGAGACCGTTTACGATTTAGGGGCGAAGATGATCGAGGCATTAGGGAAAGAGAAAGTGCAGAGTGGAGATGTGATAGCTATTGATAAAGCTTCAGGGAAAATAACGAAGCTTGGAAGGTCATTTTCAAGGTCGAGGGATTACGATGCTATGGGCCCGCAAACAAAGTTCGTGCAATGTCCAGACGGAGAGctgcagaaaagaaaagaagtcgTCCATTGTGTTACGCTTCATGAGATTGATGTCATTAACAGCAG AACACAGGgatttcttgctcttttcactGGGGATACTGGTGAAATCCGTGCTGAGGTGAGAGAACAAATTGACACGAAGGTGGCAGAGTGGAGGGAGGAAGGGAAGGCTGAAATCGTGCCTGGTGTTCTCTTTATCGATGAGGTGCACATGCTTGACATCGAGTGCTTTTCTTTCCTGAACCGTGCTCTTGAGAATGAGATGGCCCCTATATTAGTAGTTGCTACAAACAGAGGCATAACTTCAATCCGTGGCACAAATTACAAATCCCCTCATGGAATTCCAATTGATCTTCTTGATAGACTACTAATCATCACTACTCAACCTTATTCCGAGGATGAAATTCGTAAGATTCTAGACATCAGGTGCCAAGAGGAAGATGTAGAGATGTCTGAAGATGCAAAACAACTGTTGACCAAAATTGGGCATGAGACCTCCTTGAGATATGCTATCCATCTGATCACAGCTTCTGCACTGAATTGCCAGAAGCGGAAGGGGATGGTTGTGGAAGTGCAGGACATCACTCGTGTTTACAGTCTATTTCTGGATGTAAGGAGATCAACGCAGTACTTGATGGAGTACCAAAAAGAATACATGTTCAATGAAGCATCAATCCTTGATGGTGGGGATGCCGATGCCATGCACGATTGA
- the LOC108474164 gene encoding uncharacterized protein LOC108474164 — protein MRREEKRKRFHEAVLRTLYPPPSPPESEEEEEKKQLITSQRAVDFGPGNPDDSEEDKCSSPKTADEDDGSQSETQKLSRAQRKRLRKKKLKEDAFRRGKIIGPLLPSSKKDGVGSLQCEPEGIRENARQEQVASSDKPGDQQEGDCSTKKKLKQRLIAKRLAKEGLKSTEGEHSGQDKEHQVI, from the exons ATGAGACGTGAAGAGAAACGAAAAAGATTCCATGAGGCTGTTCTTAGAACACTCTATCCACCGCCATCTCCACCGGAATCTGAGGAGGAAGAGGAAAAGAAACAGCTGATCACATCACAGAGGGCTGTCGACTTCGGGCCCGGAAACCCAG ATGATTCTGAGGAGGACAAGTGTAGTTCCCCAAAGACTGCCGACGAAGATGACGGAAGTCAATCTGAGACTCAGAAGCTGAGTAGAGCTCAAAGGAAAAGACTTCGAAAGAAAAAGCTCAAAGAAGATGCTTTTCGTCGTGGGAAGATAATTGGGCCTTTGTTACCGTCATCTAAAAAAGATGGAGTGGGTTCATTGCAATGTGAGCCTGAAGGTATTCGAGAAAATGCTCGACAGGAACAAGTTGCTTCAAGTGACAAACCTG GCGATCAGCAGGAAGGTGATTGTAGTACCAAGAAGAAGCTGAAACAGAGGTTGATAGCTAAAAGGTTGGCTAAGGAGGGGCTGAAATCCACTGAAGGTGAGCATTCTGGTCAAGACAAAGAGCACCAAGTAATCTAG